In Xanthomonas fragariae, the genomic window AGTGCTCCCACTCCGGAGTGGTCAGATCAACGCGGGCCTCGGCCTCGCGGATCAGATGGTCTACCAGGTCGTCAGCATTGACGCTGTCCTTGCGCTCCACGAAACCGAACACCGAACGCTTGTAGTCGGCCACGTCCAGCTGCGGGAATTCGGCATGGATCTGGTCGATGGCGCGCTCCAGGCGCTGCGGCTCGAACGGGATCCGGCGGTTGCCGGCTTCTTTGGTGATCCAGGTGGCGACGGTTTGTTCTTCGATTGTCTGTGCGTGCATTGCAATGGCTTGGCGGGGAGGCGGCACGACATCCGACGGATCGGTCAATTCCGGCGCGCCGCGACCAGGCGCGCTGACGCTGGTGGGAACGCTGGTGGGTGTTGCGGTACCGGCGGCGATCGCGGCAAGGGTGTCGTTGGTGGTCATGCGTCCTCCATGCGTAGGCACACGAACCCGGCTGGGGACGGGCTGCGGCCGGATCCGGATTCCCTGGCCAGCGATGGCGGTGCGCGACGACCGGCACGCAAGACCCACAGTCTGCGGCGGCATCGATCGCACCAGCCATCTCCTTACCGGAGATTCCACGGCCGCCACCGCGCGGTGTGCTGTCGCGTGGTGGTCGGTGGCAAGACAACAGCGGCGCAACGAAACCACGCCGCCTGCTCCATGCCGAAGCCCGGGTGGCTGTAGTCATACATTGCGGCCGCGGCTGGAAGTGCATTTGGACCGCAGCCATGCCGCACATCCTGCTCCCACTGGTCCGGACGCCTTGGGGGGCGCCCAACCACCGACGCCCCCAAGATAGTGGGGTACCTGGGAGGGGTCAACACCAAATGTGGGAAAAACCCGCAAACCCTTGTGGCACAAAGCACTCTCTGACGAACGGTCGTTGCAAGGGCGCGAACCAGCCAATTCGACTGCGCAGTCAAGGCCCAAACCGGCATTTCTGTCGACCAGTGGGGTCCGGTTGGGTTGGCTGCCACACGCGCCGATACTAAAGCTGATCACAGTTGTATGAACTCTGCCTCAGCCACCGAGCGGGCCCATGCCGACGGCACCAGAGCGCATCTGCCCGCCTGCCACCGCCCATACGCAAAGGCCGCCTTGAGAGGCGGCCTTTGCGCGGCATCAGATCTCGGTCGGGCCGATATGGTGGCGCTTGCGGTAGCGGATCGACGACCACACCGAGGCGGCGATGAAGGCCACACCGATCAGGCCGGTCAGCACTTCCGGCACGTGGTAGACGGTGCCCACCAGCATGATGATCGCCAGCACGCCGATGGCGTAATGGGCGCCGTGCTCCAGGAATACGAATTCGTCCAACGTGCCCTTGTGCACCAGGTAGACCGTCATCGAGCGCACGAACATCGCGCCGATTGCCAGGCCCAGCATGATGATCACCACATCGCGGGTGATCGCGAATGCACCGATCACACCGTCGAACGAGAACGAGGCATCCAGCACTTCCAGATACAAAAAGGCGGCAATGCCCGAGCGCTTGGCCGGGCCCATGCCGTCTTCGCTCTCTTCGGCCTCGAACAGGGCATCCACGCTGCCCACCAGCAGATACAGCAGAATGCCGCCCAACCCGGCGAACAGCACGCTCTGGAAGATGTCATTGGGCAAAAACAGCCTGGTGCCCAGCAGCACCGACACCGCCACGATCACCGACATCGCATCGGCCTTGCCCAGCTTACCGACCAACCGCTCCACCAGGCCGAGCCAATGCAGCTTGCGGTCCTTATCGAACAGGAAGTTGAGGAACACCAGCAGCAGGAACATGCCACCGAAGGCGGCGATCGACGGGTAATGATCGGTCAGCACCTGGCTGTAGCGGTCCGGCTCCTTCAACGCCATCTGCATCACCGGCCCCAGGCCCATGCCGGTGGCCACCGACACGATCACGATCGGGAACACCAGGCGCATGCCGAACACCGCGATCAGGATGCCGACGGTGAGGAACAACTTTTGCCAGAACGCGTTCAGGTGTTTGAGCACGCCGGCGTTGACCACCGCGTTGTCGAACGACAACGACACTTCCAGCACGCTCAGCACCAGGCACAGCCATAGCGCCTGCCAGATGCCCATGGCGGAGGTGTGGCCCCACCAGGCGGCGAGGCCAAGGCAGATCGCTGTGACCAAGAACGACATTCTGAAATCGCGAAACATTGACACTCCCAGGCGGGCCGAGACGATCGCCGGACGAATCGGGCAAGGCGGAGGATGCCTGGCAGTCCGGCGTGCGGTGGAGGATGGAAAACCGCGGCGTGACGCAACGTCAGGCCGGGCGCAACTCACTCATTATAGTGAGTGTCACCGCCATCAGGGTCGCATCGTCCGGATCCGGGCGTGCGCCAAAGCCCAGGCTCTGGCACATCACCAGCATGGTGCGGTTCTCGCGCAGCACCTGGCCTTCGATCTGTTTGAGGCCCAGCCAGCGCGCGTACTCGATCATGATGCGCATCAGTTGCCAGCCGATACCGTGGCCCTTGAGGTCGGAACGGATCAAAATGCCGTACTCGCCACGCTGGTAATCGGCATCGGCATGCAGACGCACCGCGCCGAGCATGTCGCCGCTCTTGGGGTCGATGGCCACCAGCGCGATCGAACGCGCGTAGTCCAGCTGGGTCAGCCGCGCGATGAATTCGTGGCTGAAATGCTTGACGGACTGGAAGAAGCGCAGCCGCATGTCTTCATCGGTGACCCGCGCGAAGAACGCGCGGAACAACGCGTCGTCCTCGGGGCGCACCGGGCGCACCAGCGCGTGCGTGCCATCGCCCAGCCCGATCTGGCGTTCCCATTCCTTGGGATACGGAAAGATCGCAAAGCGCGGATGGCCACGGCCTTTATGCAGTTTGCGCGCCGGTGCCACCGCCACGCGTGCGCCCAGCGCGATCACCCCATCGTGGTCGGCCAGCAGCGGGTTGATGTCCAACTCGGTGATTTCGGGGATGTCGGCGGCCAGCTGCGCCAGCTTGACCAGCACCAAGGCCACCGCGCGCTCATCGGCCGCCGGCACATCGCGGTAGGCCTTGAGGATGCGCGAGACGCGGGTGCGGCCGATCAACTCGTGGGCCAGGCGCAGGTCCAGCGGCGGTAATGCCAGTTCGCGATCGTTGATGACTTCCACGGCGGTGCCGCCGCGCCCGAACACGATCGCGGGGCCGAACACCGGGTCGTCGGCGATGCCAGCAATCAATTCGCGCGCCTTGGGCCGCACCACGGTGGGCTGCACGATCACCGCTTCGATGATGGTGTCGGCGTGCCCGGCACGTGAACGCGCCAGGAGGCCGGTTGCTGCTTCGCGCACCGCCGCTACGCTGGACAGGTTCAAGCGCACGCCATCGACATCGGACGTGTGCGCGCTGTCGCTGGGCAGAACTTTCAAGGTCACCGTGCGGCCGATGGCCAGCAGCGGGTCGGCCAGCAAGGCGGCCTCGTTGGCGGTGGCGGCGACTTGCAAGGGCACGATCGGAATGCCGTAGGCGGCCAGCAACCGGTTGGTGGCGACCGGATCCAGCCAACGCCGGCCTGCGGTAAGGGCTTCATCGACCACTGCACGGGCGATGCCGGCATCCACCACAAAATCTTGCGGCAGGCTGGGCGGCGTTTCCATCAACGCCGCCTGCGCTTCGCGATAGCGCACCAGATGGGTGAAGCCGCGCACCGCATCCGATTCGGTGGCATAAGTGGGCACGCGCGCGGCATTGAGCGCGGCAATCGCCTGATCGTCCTGGCCCAACCACACCGCAAACACCGGTTTTTCGCGCTGACAGCGGCTGCGCTGGTCCAGCGCGCGGGTCAGCGCCTTGGCCGCATCGGCCGAGGAGGTAAACGCAGTCGGCACGTTGACCACCAGCAGCGCGTCGTTCTCCGGGTCGTCCAGCAAGGCTTCGATCGCTGCGGCGTACCGCGGCCCGTCGGCATCGACAATGATGTCCACTGGATTGCTGCGCGACCAGCCTTGCGGCAACGATTGATCCAGCCGCTCTAGGGTCTTGGCCGACAACTCGGCCAGGGTGCCGCCGCGCAACACCAGCTGATCCACCGCCAGGTGCCCCACCCCGCCGCCATTGCTGAGAATGGCCAGCCGCCGGCCCGGAAAACTGCCGAGCCGGCCCAGTGTCTCGGCCGCGGCAAACAATTCGTCCAACGCGCCTACCCGCAACAGCCCGGCACGCGCGAACGCTGCGCCATACACCGCATCCCAGCCAGCCAGGGCCTGCGCATGGGTGTCGGCATCGGGATTGATGCGGAACTGGCGGCCGGATTTGACCACCACCACCGGTTTGGCGCGCGCGGCGGCGCGTGCGGCCGACATGAACTTGCGCGCATCGCCGATGCGCTCGACGTAAAGCAGGATCGCGCGGGTGCGGTAGTCGGTGGCGAAGTAGTCGAGCAGATCGCCAAAGTCGACATCCAGCGTATCGCCCAGCGACACCACCGCCGAAAACCCGACCGAGCGCGCCACGCCCCACTCCACCAGCGCGGCGGCAATCGCGCTGGATTCGGAAATCAGTGCCAGATCGCCGGCCTGCGGGCAATGCGCGGCGATGCTGGCGTTGAGCCG contains:
- a CDS encoding DUF475 domain-containing protein, giving the protein MFRDFRMSFLVTAICLGLAAWWGHTSAMGIWQALWLCLVLSVLEVSLSFDNAVVNAGVLKHLNAFWQKLFLTVGILIAVFGMRLVFPIVIVSVATGMGLGPVMQMALKEPDRYSQVLTDHYPSIAAFGGMFLLLVFLNFLFDKDRKLHWLGLVERLVGKLGKADAMSVIVAVSVLLGTRLFLPNDIFQSVLFAGLGGILLYLLVGSVDALFEAEESEDGMGPAKRSGIAAFLYLEVLDASFSFDGVIGAFAITRDVVIIMLGLAIGAMFVRSMTVYLVHKGTLDEFVFLEHGAHYAIGVLAIIMLVGTVYHVPEVLTGLIGVAFIAASVWSSIRYRKRHHIGPTEI
- a CDS encoding bifunctional acetate--CoA ligase family protein/GNAT family N-acetyltransferase, whose product is MSTYHLQQVFRPDTVAVVGGSPRDRSAGRAVVRNLRAAGFPGQIGWVSPRYSEIDGVRTVARLTDLAWVPDLVVITAPARIVPRIVSIAARRGVAVAIILTAGLGSGTGSPAARMEAAARAKGMRILGPHCLGVIAPHARLNASIAAHCPQAGDLALISESSAIAAALVEWGVARSVGFSAVVSLGDTLDVDFGDLLDYFATDYRTRAILLYVERIGDARKFMSAARAAARAKPVVVVKSGRQFRINPDADTHAQALAGWDAVYGAAFARAGLLRVGALDELFAAAETLGRLGSFPGRRLAILSNGGGVGHLAVDQLVLRGGTLAELSAKTLERLDQSLPQGWSRSNPVDIIVDADGPRYAAAIEALLDDPENDALLVVNVPTAFTSSADAAKALTRALDQRSRCQREKPVFAVWLGQDDQAIAALNAARVPTYATESDAVRGFTHLVRYREAQAALMETPPSLPQDFVVDAGIARAVVDEALTAGRRWLDPVATNRLLAAYGIPIVPLQVAATANEAALLADPLLAIGRTVTLKVLPSDSAHTSDVDGVRLNLSSVAAVREAATGLLARSRAGHADTIIEAVIVQPTVVRPKARELIAGIADDPVFGPAIVFGRGGTAVEVINDRELALPPLDLRLAHELIGRTRVSRILKAYRDVPAADERAVALVLVKLAQLAADIPEITELDINPLLADHDGVIALGARVAVAPARKLHKGRGHPRFAIFPYPKEWERQIGLGDGTHALVRPVRPEDDALFRAFFARVTDEDMRLRFFQSVKHFSHEFIARLTQLDYARSIALVAIDPKSGDMLGAVRLHADADYQRGEYGILIRSDLKGHGIGWQLMRIMIEYARWLGLKQIEGQVLRENRTMLVMCQSLGFGARPDPDDATLMAVTLTIMSELRPA